In the genome of Plectropomus leopardus isolate mb chromosome 19, YSFRI_Pleo_2.0, whole genome shotgun sequence, the window TGAATGAGTTAAAACTGTATGTCTTATTCTTCTGgctgcattttttgaatttccaCCACTGATAATATGTGACTGTAATATTACGGTCATATATCCATTATCCAAATAAGAGTCATCATAGCAAATCTATTCTTATTCTGgcctttatttttctatttacagTCACCACATTTCTACTCTGCAAAGTCTGTGAATCAACAAAATAATGACTGATGATAAATCAGAGCCATTTGCAGCACTGTTGTGGTGTGCAAAGTTAACATCTTATCTGTGAGATAAGAACACGTGGACGTTATCTCGGCAAGACTTCAGTGCTGTCTAATGATTACAGGTGCATGTGAGCAGAGCAAACACAAAATCCCTTTCAAACTAATGATGAAAGGAAATATCCAGGTTCAGTGTGTCATTTACAGTCTGCAATGTTCATATTGACAAAGTCTCTCTCACAAGCTCTCTAGACGACGAGGCGATAGTGGTGTCATAAATAGTGGAGAGCGGTACCTCTGTACCAGTGTTTGAAGGTCTATTTTTGGGGTCTGCCTTGACAAATGCAGCGCTCTTCCTGAAAGAGTTCCTGATCCTGCTGGAAAAGCGGTCAGACACTCGCCTCACCACGCGGCTCAGTCTGCGGTTCTTCAGCTTGATCAGGCCCACGTCGTCCTCCAGCTCCTCAGGCGGCACGTCGATGTTCCCGGAGTACCAGAACACCCACCAGATCAGGCTGAGGAAGATGATGATCGCCCCTGCGTAGATGAACAGATCATGTATGACCAGCCCTCCGAACACCCCAACCATCATG includes:
- the LOC121958394 gene encoding transmembrane protein 238-like, with amino-acid sequence MSTSIQVEPIMEIRYGGVGRCKCSFWFAVAHDILGVFIMMVGVFGGLVIHDLFIYAGAIIIFLSLIWWVFWYSGNIDVPPEELEDDVGLIKLKNRRLSRVVRRVSDRFSSRIRNSFRKSAAFVKADPKNRPSNTGTEVPLSTIYDTTIASSSRELVRETLSI